Genomic segment of Benincasa hispida cultivar B227 chromosome 1, ASM972705v1, whole genome shotgun sequence:
gattttatttacttttctttGAAACTTCACCTAATCTCTTGAAGGCTGATGGTCATGTCAACACTGGAGATTAACAGACGGATTCCTCTACTCCTTCGTCAGGCAAAGTCAACCTTCGAAAGGTTGAACGTCGAGTAGGTCCGGGGGTCGTGcatagattttctttttctgcttTCGTCATGCTCAATCTCTCAAAGACCAAAGTACATGCGGTAGATGGCTTAATAGGGTCGAAGGGTGATGTTCTTTTACCTTTGCCCTTCTTTTCTCCTGCATCATCGACTTCTTCTCTAGTTATATGATTGCTGTTTGCcaccttttccttttcctttctggTTATGTGAACTAGGTCCTATGACTTATATCCAAGTCCTCTCCTCAACGCAGGTATAACGTGCCCCTCTTGCAAAAGCTTCTTCTAGGTCGAAGAAATATCGGGTCGCTCATAAATCTTCAAGCTCTTAAACTCAGTGTGAGTCATGAAGTCATGACCCACCTTCGTCAATAGTTTGTAAGCCTTAGGATCGAACCCATCTTCTATTTGCTTTTCGGGTAGATTTACCTTTGCCAAGTCTACTTTTGGTTTGTGGATTTTCTGCTTTGTTATTCTTATGAGTGGTGTGACAAAACTCTCCTTTAAGATTTCAATATCACCGACCTGTAAACCTTTTGGGCATTCCGTAAAATGTGACTCATCCTTCTTGCATCTTGACAAAGGGACATAATGCAAACTTGGGGAGCTTGGAGCCTTTTCACCTCTTAAAATAGGTGTCTCTCCAATACTTGTGGACGTCTCATTTCCTTTTGAGCTAGAGGCCTGAGTCTTACTGTTAATTTCTTTCCCTGTATCTACTAGTGACTTTGACCTGGATTCACCTGCTTTCCTTATTAGCGAGGTCTCTGTGGGCATTTCTTCACCGCCACTCTTACTCTTCAAATAAAACTTCGCATCTGCGAAGTGAGATCCAGCTTCTAAAAACGGATTAGTATCTACTTCAACCTTCTTAAACCCATCATGATAGAACTTGAAACATTGATGCAGTCACGACGTTATCATGAAATTTCCACGAATCCAAGGGCAACCCATTAGCAACTTATAGGTGGTCTTTGAATCTATAACATGGAATAACGCGTCAGCCTTCAGGTACCCAATGAGGAGTTCTAAGCATATCATGCCTATCGCCCTTTGGCTACCTTGGTTAAAACCTTGAATCAAAAATTTGCTATTCAATAATTCTTCCATGAGGATGCCCAATTGTTTcatgtcatcttaggcattATGTTGACGGCTGATCCATTATCGATGAGAATTCGACCGAATCTCTATTCTCGAATGTATCCCAAGACATACAAAGGCCTATTGTGCAGCTTGGATCACAATAGTAGATCTTCTTCAGAGAAACTATGGATGTACAACACAAGGCATGCACATGCACTGCGGAGTTCGGTACACCGAATGCGTTGGATTCTAACAATGCATCGATGAGGGTCATCTTAGCCACTTGAGGGAGTGCCAATAGGTCATCCATGCTGAAGGACGATAAGTCATTTTATTCCCCTGTCGATTTCAATGAACTTATAGGagtatcttcttcttttgtCGTGCTAACAGTGTGACATGTAACAGTCTTTGGCATTTCTCCCAAACCTCGACCATAGAATTCTCCATAAGGAAATCTGCTAACGTCACCTGTCGTCTGGGTCGAGGAAAGTCCTCGTCTTCCTTCTCAATAGCCTTGGGCTTTCGAGCCCTCTTTCTTCCCTTCCTTTTCTGGGTCTTGCTCACTCTTCTGTAACTTCAATGGGAGCACGAGTCTTTTTGGGCAGTACTCGACTTTCTCTTCTTTCAGCACGTCACAAGGATCCAGCCTTCAACATTATCAATTTCAACACGCTCTTCTCTATTCCAAAAATTAGTGACTTGGATCTCTTGTTGAAACCGTCAATCACAAGTTTGAGGGTCCCAAACTAGACCAAACTCTCTCTTTCCTCATAACATATGATCGGTGCTGGCGAGCTCGGAGGTACCGCCACCGTGGCATGATTTGTTTGAGCAACTTCGTCCAAGTCTAGCTCAATCTTCCTCTCCCAAGCCAACCTTAGGATCAACTCATTTAGCACAAAGAATTTTTCGACCGAGTGGCTAACGACCCTGTggtacttgcagtagttagggTGAGTCTGTCTTTACAATCCAGACTCAGAGCTCTCCAACAGTTGATGTAGTCGATGACTGATTCCCCTTTTTGTTGCTTGGTGttcgtcagctccatcatgctgacAGTGCATCTAGTGCTATAGAAGTGGTTCAAGAATTCCCTTTCAAGCTACTCCCAGCTGTTGATCACCTCAGGCTCTAGGTCCTAATCCGTCGACTTTAAAAATCGTGAGGGTTCAAGTCCAACGAATTGCTGGAACTTCAGTGGTTGATACCCAGCTGGCATTCTCAGGTTGTTAATTCTCTGGGTGTACGACTGGGAATACATGAAAGAGATCTGAGATGGGTCTTCATACTGAGCCCTTATGGAGGTCATGATCATATCTTGCAGCTGTTGGACAGACAGAGAGGCCACTGAAGCTGATTGTTACAACTGATGTTCTTGCAACATGGTCTTCCCTTTATCAGCTGCTTTGACAACAGGCACCTGGCTTGATTCAGCAGCCCCTCGAGATTGCATCTGCTCTCTTAAGGCAGTGATCTCGTGATCTCGCTCTTCGATGACTTTCATCAGAAAGTTTATCTTCCTCTCCATTTCTGCCATGGTCACTTCAGTAGTTACGTCCGCCATCATGATAGAGATCACATTTGGGGTTGTGATTCCATTTTTAACTTGTTGGAGGTAGAAGTAGAATTATCAAACAAAGGATTCTCCTTGATGACAATCCCGCCTCTGAGACTCTGCCATCTGCCTCAGGATGTTGTGCAAAATGACAGAACATTATTTTTGCTCCTGCGTGACTTCTTTTGAATGACTGCGGGTGATAGATCCCGTGTAAGAGTTGCTTGTGAAGGACGCTCTGGATACGACTTACTTTGGTGGCATCGATTTTCTTGGATGCTgaaagagagatgagaggtagagatggtCCCACTGTgcatgccaatttgttcgcacgaggttttCGGAGAAACTTAATTCGttgagttgaacttgagttagtGTTGATGTAAATGTTGTGTGGTTTGATctttagtacttgatcctctaataCTCTCTCAGATGTATGTGTACACTTGACTTGAAGAAGTGAAGCGCgtgattttcttgaaattcaagtcttggaagagtcctTGTATCTTCAGAAGACTTGTGTCTTCAAGGAGTGTGTAGCTTCAGGAGTCTAGGAGTCTCCTGattgttgggagaattctctTTGGGCTCTCTGGATTGTAAAATTGCTGACCCCTGCAAATGAGGaaagcttctctatttatagatttcTCAAGTGGGCTTCATGGGTTTGGGCTTGGTTGACCCATGGGCCTGGctcttgggcccaattagttgaaTTTGAACTTGGTTGATCCATGAGCTCTTTGGCCCAAGTAGTTGGATTTGGGTTTGATTTGACATctgggtcaaattcaacctatttttgggtttagagactttaacccaaataataataattatattaaattagaccAAGTTAATTTTATCCAATTCAACAGTCATGATGAAACCACATGGCATCATTGAaatttttcaacttcaatttggggcacatgtcaactcttaattggttccaaatttaatattttggaatttcatcattaatttagtaaacgaCGTGGCAATTTTTGGTTGGTTTGAAGTTTCTCCTTTAACAATAATATTCGTTAACATATTCCACctactttattttataaaaaaaatgcaattaaTGAGGTTCATACCAGGGACTAGAGGTGATCATCGGCTGGTCGGGGTCGATTTTTCAACTAGACCAATGCCGAACCAAGTAGAATCGGTTCTGAACCTAACCAAACCGGTCCGACCATCGACTGAGCAAAAATATGACCAGCCGACCGGTCGGTCAGTCGGTTTAGTCGGTTTGgtactttctttttttcccttttttataATATTCTTAGAAAAAATgctatatttaataattaattatttatattttaccaCTTGGTAATTAGTACTATTTTCTATTAggtaaaagttatatttagCTATAAATCATTATCGTTATAAATagcaattttttaataaaaattaaattaactatcAAAAGTCAACTATTTGTtaacttcctttttctttctatcAATTTAGTTAGTCAATTTGGATTGAATATTGCTAGTAggtaaaagttatatttagttATAGATCATTATcgaattgttataaataacatttttttaatacaaattaaattaactatCGAAAGTAAATTATTTGTtaacttcctttttctttcttatcaATCATGTTTAGTTTTCTTCCTTAATTTATGATTGTGATTCAGAATTCAAGATACCATTTTACATTTTAATACTTACGGATAGaggtattaaaaataaaatattgatatgatTTGATTTGACAACCCTTAATATTTAATATGTCCATTGTTTGGGATTGTGTTCGCTTCGCTTAATTGCTTAAAAAAGCAcataatacatatatatttgaaaacaaaactaatatgagAGTCGAGAGTTTACGTCACAAatagtatcaaatacaatgAAAACACAAATAGTACGTCACATCACAAATGTCACATGACACATACaatcaaattagaaattacaacataaagtcaaatacaaccaaattacaataaaacaaaaatagtcaAATACAACAAAAATCACTGCTAGTAAATGATAAATGTTTAATTGATAAGTGACAACTTGGCAAAATTTGGAAGGTCTTGAATCTCTTTTTCATTATTCATAACTGCTCTGAATCCTATAATTAAgattaagaagagaaaaacaacctcattaagattttaaactaacaaGTTACATCTACAAAATACAAGTGAATAAAGTTTAAAGTTAAACAATTGAATAAATACCTTCTTCAAATAATGAAGCTTCTTCCAAGTCATGCTAAACTTCAAGATCTATTGGACCAGAATGTAGCCAATTTTGAGTACAAATGAGAGTATCCACTGTTTTTTGTAGCCAATGAACAACATGATGAATCAACAACAGGTCCTTCTATACTAAAAGCCGACTCAGACGCTACAGTAGATACTGGAATTGTCAAAATATCTCTAGCCATATGACTACGAACCTCAAACCGATGACTATTCGTCTTCCACCATTGAAGTATGTCAAAATCACCTTCATTCTTAACATTGGCtttcaacaaataaatattaatctctAACCCCTGTTCAAAAGGTGTAGTCTCATCGCCTTCAAAATCAATATCAATTGTATCATACACAATGTATTCACTCACCTTTTTAGTTGGATCACAATCAATCATGGTCTCCGAGGTTGAGAGAATTGGTGTATTAGTAGTAGTACTCCCACCCTCACTCCCACTCTCACTCCCAATCTGAGTACTGTATGAAATAGATGTCTATAACATTGCTCCAGTACATTTCCCATAGATTTGGCAACCTCTGGcccaaaaaaaattttaaggCAAAAAGATACAAATCTTAGCTTTTTTCGAGGATCTAGCACAATAGCAACATATAACAATAGattattttttcattgttcCTCCAATACTTCTCAAATTTGGTCTTCATGCTATTAGCCATTCCAACTAACATTGCATTTGCACTACCAACATTCAAATGTATACAATTTTGAACCATTGTAATCTGATGAAAAACCATATTCGAAGTGGTGTACAAAGAGCCTGAAATTTTCAACGTCACatcaaaaaaacttttaaaacctaATCAACATCTTAGCATTTGTTCAATCTTCCTTATTTGGTGATAAATCGTGTCTATAAGAAGCATCTTCATCTTTTAATCTATCAAAAGCCTTTTCAAACTTAACAGCTGCCTCAAGCATCAAATATGTGGAGTTCCATCTAGTGGGAACATCAAGACACACATAACTGTTacaagattttttttcaatttcaatgcactttttaaatttcaaaaaacgtGCAGGAGAAGATCTTATAAATCGTACAACATATCGAATCATATTAATGCAATCATTATGTTTCTTAAAAGCATCACATACtataagatttaatatatgagCAAAACAACGAACATGCAGAAATTCTCCACCAAAAAATAATCCCTTATTGAATCCTTTCAAAAGATAAGCAATGGCTCATTCGAACTTGCATTATCAACCGTCAAAGTCATTACCCTTTCAATGCCCCaatccttcaaattcttttcaatggTTTTACCAATAGTATCATCTTTATGATTCTCAATGGGACAAAAAACTAAGTATCCTTTTATGTAATCTCCAATCAGAATCTATGAAATGGGCAATTAGTACCaagtaatttatattttgtcccGAAGTCCAACAATCCGTAGTGAGAGAAACTCTATACTTCTTATTCACAAACATGTCTTTCAAACGATTTTTCTCGTAAACATACAACTCAAGTACATCTCTAACCACAGTAAATCGAGATGGAACAAAAAATCTAAGTTGACTTTCACATGTTAATCTATCGACAAATTTCTTAAATCCTTTAACCTCCACAAACTTAAATGGCAATTCTTCAACAATTACCATTTCAACCAACGCTTCTCGATAACTCTCCAAACTATATGTCTCACATACAAGTTGTGAAGTATTATCCCCAACATTGTTTTTGTCTTTACTTTCGAAAGTTAATGTCATTTGGGTTGGATCTCTCTTTATTTGGTAAGGgcatttttttacaattttctaaatgattCTTCATAGTCCCATTACCATTACGTTTAGAATGACATGCATAGACAACTCCAAAGTATTTACATTGATCATGAGGGTCTTTAGGATCATCTTTTAGCCTCTCAAAATGAACCTAATGttgaggatgatgccctaaactctcattgggtcctgtagtttgtaaacacatgtattcAATGCTTgtgatttaataatatatgatattttcttcactgttgtctatgaaacatgagatattttaatttctttaccacaaaccaataaactaatatctctggttgtcgttgtaacttaagcatgtatgtggagacatacaactgaatcatgccttaagtgataaccaaaatggtctgtagtatatggatataggaggaaaaccttatcctggtgatactacggatgcAACCCGCTCTGtaaattgttacaagtgttgtgacatgttacagatggtctgatcctaatcattcatgtggagacgtgcgagcagaggcatcctatacaaaggagtttgtataagactggaccacgaagtatatagtctcgttatataatgtcgttcatgacagagacttcacttcactaggatgaccataggtaacatgaccttaatcctgagtgagttggaaacttctgcctttgagggcggtcctttgatttgcatgggtatgagtggccagatttttgactcaaacctaccactttgaggattcgtctgattatggagctgggaactcagctacacaagataaaattcacttcttccccaaagtaggggtaagtagatagattgctcccttaaaggctgattccggggcttgaacgaggtggcaccacacaccttttcatggcctaagaggtgtccactcatagtaggactatgatgtattgttcattagagggattagtggcacttaagaagttagatgtaactacaggggcaaaatggtaaattgacccatctgtacttatgagcatctgtaaagggttatcgtattgttgattggttatatccgatagatgtagaaatatatctgtagtgagaagagtgcagctgtcagtctttagtggagtgctcgacagttaacgaatggtggatctcgtggctaaagagtttagttagctattcacgtactgttggagcttcaagctacaggtccatatggtcccctcggtagctcaatggattcaagttgagaatcagtttttggatcaatttgaagtgttcaagttgacaagagagagtttgattatatatgatttaattaaactggttcaattatatatgatatagttgacatacattaattggaggaaaaggatataaatatgatttatatctagtagaggaaaaaagaactatggtttaaatgttgcatatgatgtgatattaaaactataggttataaatataatatgataagttagttattatatttatttataattaaacaattatgagataattgttggtggttttctccataaccgtgcgtaaaagtgggaggttgcatttagttttcataactgaaaggataaaatgaaaatagttttcattttggaaaaatcaGATAATCGCTTAATAAGTGGTACACTGCCTATCGTTTAACTCATGAGAGCCTACACGCCAGCTCAAAgtgttttcctaaacgattgtgtacacgCGCGTctgtctaaacgattgtgttgtttttctaaacgatcgcatagattttactaaacaatcacgCGTCTAAGCGAGATTCACTAAAGGATCGTCTAAATGATTAGacctaattttttaaatgatcgtgcaccttttctaaacgatcaagcacaaggctatatgatagacacaaacttctcccacttgcatgGTCGTTGAGTACGATCgttctttcctccttccctctaccaaatccaacaaagaccacacctcctggattctcactccgggaataccaaggtcactgagtggtggtgtccaagttgTTGGTTGTTCGTGTAGAAGACTGTTCATATGCTGAGCGACGGCGAAAGTTATAGGTAGACGATTGCAGCAATAGAGAGAGGTGTTGTtcttgacgagagcgagagataaaCAGAGgaagagttctttaaaggtGAGTCTCTCGTTTCCTtgtatttaatttgttgaaagcatgtcgtaatgTGTTctaaaatgcataacttgtatgtatgtttgtgaatgcttttatttctgtcacaatgaatttggaacgatcttgcttccgctcataggtactttttgataagagttccttcactcaAACCATGGATTTTTCACAACATTCCTTCTTTTCATTGGATTTGGAATATATGATGTCTCATTTGCTAAATCAACATCAATGACATTTGTATTGGCATCCATTTCTACACGCCgttcatttttttaagtatCAGTTGCAATTCCATCAAACTCCATATCCATTGGATCCATGTAAATCTACTGAATAAAAACTTActtgaaaattattgttatcAACTGATATTGATAGAAAAACAACTACATTAACTAAAAGGCAACTAAAAGGTAACTTCTCGCCAAAGAGTATTAGCTTAAAGGTTTGAAGTTGAACCACACCATGTCATTATCACACAATTCACATAATAATTTTCTTCTCAAGTTAATAAAAGCTAtgttaaatattgattttttttccatattgtTACCGAGACCTATATTTAGACCCAACAATTCACAGAATTATTTTTAGACCCAACAATTCACAGAATAATTTTTAGACCCAACAAGACCTATTTTTGCTCAGACTCAAAGTTACCaagttcttcatcttcatttcaATCTTACAGAAAATTGATTTAGTATTTTAGTCGTTTACTATCACAAACTCacagaggaaaaaaaaaactcaaagtaATAAAATGAGGGAGGAAAAAATTACCAACTTCTTCAGGAGGATCGATGGAGGGGAGGCTGATGGTGACCGAGGGTAGGCTGACCATTGATGGACGGTGAATAGATGGTGAACGAGGGGAGATGACGATGAACAGGTTGACAGACGATGGTGAACGAGGGTTGGTGGACGGATCAATGGACGGTTGGCTTCAATGGCCGGTTTGCTTCGATCAATGGATCACTGGGGCTGGGCTAGGCTGCAAGCAATGATGGACATCGGACGGAGTCATTGAGAGCTGCGACTGAAGAGTTGAAGGCGAGTGCAGAGGGTTGAACTGAAGACCCTATGCAGAGCGCGAACGACTGAAGACAATGAAGAGGATGAAGCGCGACTAGCCCTACGAATCATGaactccaatttattttataggcgtcattgtaatttttaaatattaaatcggTCGGGTCGGTCAAGACTCGATTGACCATCTGCACCGACCATCGTGACAGTCAGTTCAGAAAACCATAAACTGATGCCAACCGAAGTTTATTGATTTTCGATTGTCTGACTTGATTTTGGCCGATTTTTCGGTCTACCATGCTCACTCCTACTAGGGACTAAGAAAAAGTTCGACAATGTACCCTTAATCCTGttatttctaatttaaaaagtttaaactaATCTCCTTTTAAAAACTAGTTTTTCTAACATCTTTTCACTTaagatttttttgtaaaataaatttaaatttaaatttgaatttgaatatcttgtttaaaaaataacaagaaTTACGatagaacaaaaaaaatatgatatatataattgacaatatttattttaattatataacgtAATATatgtaaaatggaaaaaaaaatgtaaaatgagTATGCCCGAGATATCCTTGATAAGGGCAATACAACAAAACAAATATGATAATGGACATTATGGAGAATTTTATATGAGGATCAACTTACCAAAATTTTCTTGACTTACCAAAATTTTCTATAAAGATTTACCAAGATTTTTGGTAAGGGATAACTAAAGTAACACTtacaatctttttcttttttcagctGAAAAGAAATCTCAGTTATCTATTAGAAAAATGTGTTTCTTACGGGAAaactttctttctatttttctagATTACCCATTTAGGGCTTCGTCAAATGTTTTTCTATGGTGTTTCTGAAGATATTCGGTATGAATCTTTTTATTTAAGAATTTAATTTACTCgtaaaataatatttctctcttctttttcttctctcgtAAGGACCTAGTCGATTTATTACGagaaaaatttttcttaaaagataTCCAATCGGATTTCAACAAATGTTCCTTCCATTTGAAATCCAGAAAAACATATTTTGTCTTTTCCGAGGATATCTCCAAAAATCACAACAAATCCCCaaataaaagttgaaaaaacaAATCTAACAAACAATACTggaacaaaatatatattataaattgtaTTTGGAAATGAGTGAAACTTCACGATTCTAAATACATCTTCTTATCTGGTTTTCATTGTTTGGAGCAAATGAGAAACAGTATGGAGAAGTTCGTGGGTTGAATTTGAATGTGGAAGAAAAGTGGATTGCTGAGAAATGTGGCCAAAGTGacatcataataataataataataaaaccatCTAAATTGTTATAAGTCACTTACTATAGTCTATATTTATCAAAACACAACGTGATTGAAGGtataaattagtttataaaatatcgattataaataaattgataatttCCGTCTAGTTAAttaatccttgatgaaaaaaaGATCTTGAAACCAACTGAAAGGAAGTTTTAGGGGCATTTTTCTTGGTTGGAGAGATTTTTAAATGGTAGAGTCAAAAGGGGTTGCTCTTAAATGAATCCACAACAACCGAGCAGTCATCTTCATCCTCATTCTCCTCTGTTTCTATCTGCATTGGAAATAATGGTTCCCATCCCACATTTTGTTAATTCTTCCTTTTAAATTCAGTTTTCTGCGGCCCAAGAATCTCTCTAATGGCGTCACTACATTCCCACCATGCCTTTAACTCTTCCTCTTCCCACTTCCTCCATGATTTGTCCGATGAAAACTTCGCATATGAGTTACAGCTCCAAGAAGCAATCACTTCCTCCTTATCATCAACTCCAGCAGAAATCCCCAATAATAATTCTTCCCCAAAGCCCCAAGATTCAATCTGTACAATCTGCACGGACGCCAAATTGGCTTCCGAAATGTTCACAAACGGACTCTGTTCACATACCTTCTGCACCGATTGCATTTCAAAGTACATCGCCGCAAAGCTGGAGGATTCAATGGCGGTGAAATGCCCGCAGCCCAAGTGCGGGACGTTGCTGGAGCCGGAGATGTGTAGATCTTTCATTCCGAAAGAGGTGTTGGAGAGGTGGGGTGATGCTCTGTTTGAAGCGATGATTCTGAAGTGGAAGAGATTGAACTGTCCGTTCAAAGACTGTTCGGCGCCGATGATTTATGAGGGGGATGAGAAGGGGGTGACGGCGGTGGAATGTCTGAACTGTTGGAGATTGTTCTGTGCGCAGTGTAAAGTGGGATGGCATGGGGATATGGAATGTAGAGAGTTTGAGAAAGTGCGGAAGGAGAACACAGAGGATATGATGACGATGAAACTGGCGGAtgagaagaaatggaagaaatgcCCTAATTGCAAAGTTTATGTTGAGAAAACTGTAGGTTGCGTCCATATTATCTGCAGGTTACTTTTCcacttctccttctccttccttCTTCTGCATCTTGTCCTAACTTATATCTATTTTCCTGCATTTT
This window contains:
- the LOC120078944 gene encoding probable E3 ubiquitin-protein ligase RNF144A-A, with product MASLHSHHAFNSSSSHFLHDLSDENFAYELQLQEAITSSLSSTPAEIPNNNSSPKPQDSICTICTDAKLASEMFTNGLCSHTFCTDCISKYIAAKLEDSMAVKCPQPKCGTLLEPEMCRSFIPKEVLERWGDALFEAMILKWKRLNCPFKDCSAPMIYEGDEKGVTAVECLNCWRLFCAQCKVGWHGDMECREFEKVRKENTEDMMTMKLADEKKWKKCPNCKVYVEKTVGCVHIICRCGTQFCYSCGAKWGGGHACPNSAYEHSMMEAEYVVACETTKKAVWLRQFLAYLEVVPNMTLSVTLYCDNTGVVENSKEPCNPNEISLEHNIADPFTKALTAKVF